DNA sequence from the Candidatus Goldiibacteriota bacterium genome:
TCCGGGTACGGAATTCTTCAGCCAAGGGTGGAATCCGGTTATCCCGGGGAAAATCCGTCAGCTTTTGTGAAAATTTTTGGCGGCGAAACGGGAATTGACCCTTATACAAAAGCAGTTTCGGATGTGTATCAGGATCTTTTTTTTGAAGGGTCATTTATAGGTAAAGGGCTTTATGATGTTGACGCTTTTGAAAAGTGCCTAAAAGACCGGCTGCCCGAAAATCTTATTCTTAGCCACGATATGCTTGAAGGGTGTTATGCCCGCTGCGCGCTTGTGACAGAAGTTGAACTTCATGAAAAGTATCCTACAGGATATCTTAAAGACGTAAGCCGCAGGCGGCGCTGGATACGGGGCGACTGGCAGATAACACAATGGCTTTTTTCAAAGGTGCCGGGTTTTGACGGTAAAAAGGTTAAAAACCCGCTGTCTTTTCTGTCGCAGTGGAAGATACTTGATAACTTAAGGCGCAGCCTTGTGCCTGTTTCTGTTTTTATGTTGTTTTTATCCGGCTGGCTGCTGCTTGAAATCTCATGGCCATGGACCGTTTTTATTATATTGTTTTCCGGGCTTCCCATCGCGCTTAAACTTTTGTATGACATAGGAAAAAAACCGGAAGGCATAACGATAGAATCCCATATGTCAGCGCTGTATGTTTCGCTGGCGGACCGCGGTTTGCAGTTTCTGCTTTCTTTTGTTTTTATAGTTTATGAAGCGTATTATAATATCGCTGCGGTAGTTACCACTTTCTGGCGGAAGTTTATAACGCGCAGGAAACTTCTGGAATGGAATACTTTTGCGGAAACGGAACTTGCGGGAAATATGGCCGCGTTTGATTATATAAGGAAAATGATTGCCGCTCCGTTTACGGCGCTGTTATGCGCGGTATCGGGATGCATAAAATCGGACCTGCCGGCGTTTATAATCATTATTTCATGGATGGTTTCACCTTTAATCGCTTATATTATCAGCAGGCCGGCTTCTTTGCGGCGCGATGTATTATCCTTATCTAAGAAACGGTTTTTAAGGATGTGCGCGAGAAAAACCTGGAGATTTTTTGAAGAATTTGTAACCGCCCGCGATAATTTTCTGCCGCCGGATAATTTTCAGGAAGAACCGCTGGGAGCAGCCGCACGCAGGACATCTCCCACAAATATCGGGCTTTCTCTTTTATCCAATCTTACGGCATTTGATTTTGGATACATTTCAATGGGGGCAATGCTTGACAGGACAAAAAAAACACTTGGAACCATGAGCGCGATGGAGAAATACAGGGGCCATTTTTACAATTGGTACAGCACAGAGACTTTAAAACCGCTGCTTCCCTTATATGTCTCTTCTGTTGACAGCGGAAATCTTACAGGCAATTTACTGGTTATGCGCTCCGGCCTTTTTGAAATGCGCGGTGAGAAAATTATATCATTAAAAATAATTGACGGCCTGTCGGATACGCTTGACGTGATTAAAGAAAGTCATAAAGAGCCGGTTAGAAATATGGGCGCCGCAGCCGGAGAAACATTTGAAAGGGTAAAAGCGAGAATCAACAGGCTGGGTGATAAGCTTTCATCTGTGCCTGAAACACTTCAGGAATTACACATGCTTTTACGGCAGTTATCCGCGGAGTGTTCCAAAATGATTATTGATCTGGAATTTTTAGGCCTTGTAAAAACGAAAAAATGGGGTATGGCTTTTGAAAGGCAGTGTTATCACTGCCTTGAAGATATGGTTTATATGGCGCCATGGATACAGCTTCCGACTGAAATTCCGGGGATGTGGGATAAGGATGATGATAAACAGAAAGAAATATTAAATTTTTTAAGGGAAGAATTACGGCATCTTGACACGATACCCGTGCTTAATGACGCGGCACGGCTGGAATTAAAGCTTATGCCTGTGATAAATCAGATACTTGAATTTAATAAAGATAACAAAGCCGAAACAGAGTGGCTGCTGCTGCTTAAAAATGCAATCACAACCGCAGGGACAAGAGCGTGCGAGAGAATAGCCCTGATTGAAGAACTGGCTCTTTCGTGCGGTGAAATGTCAAATGTGGAATATGATTTTCTTTATAATAAGTCCAAGCATTTGTTTCACATAGGATATAACGCGGGCGAGAGAAAAACTGACGCTTCGTGCTATGACCTTCTGGCGTCAGAATCGCGCCTGGCAAGTTATACCGCCATAGCCCAGGGAAGCGTGCCTCAGGAACACTGGTTCATGCTTGGAAGGCTTTTGTCAAAGCGCGGCGGAGATCCTGTACTGGTATCATGGGGGGGGTCCATGTTTGAATATTTGATGCCTCTTCTTGTAATGCCGGATTATGAAGGTACGCTGCTTAACAGGACTTATAAAGCTATAGTAATGAGACAAATAGACTACGCAAGGCGTAATGAAGTGCCGTGGGGTATATCGGAATCCGGGTATAATAAAGTTGACATCTCAATGGCTTATCAGTACCGTTCTTTTGGGGTGCCGGATTCAGGTTTTAAAAGGGGGCTATCGGAAGACCTTGTGATTGCGCCGTATGCGTCTGCCATGGCTTTAATGGTAGAACCCGAAAAGGCCTGTGAGAATCTGCAGCTGCTGAAAGATAATGGATTTGAAGGGGAATACGGTTTTTATGAGGCAATTGATTACACGCCGGCCCGGCTTGCCACGGATGAAAATTACGCGGTTGTAAAATCTTACATGGCGCATCATCAGGGTATGTCGTTTCTGTCTTTTGCTTATGTCCTTTTAGACAGGCCCATGCAGAGGCGCTTTTTGGCAGACCCGATGTTTAAAGCCACAGAACTTCTGCTGCAGGAAAAGATTCCGGCGGATGTGCCTTTTCTTTATGATACGGAGATTACAGGGCCGCTTAGGCAGGTGGAAGAAAGGGAGGCGCTGTTACGCGTTTTTACAAATCCCGATACTCCTACGCCGGAAATACACCTTTTATCAAACGGAAAATACAGCGTTATGGTGACAAATGCCGGCGCCGGATACAGCAGATGGAAAAATATAGCGGTAACAAGATGGCGTGAAGACGCGGCGCTGGATAACGAGGGGACATTTGTATACCTTAGGGATAAGCAGACCGGAGATTTCTGGTCTGCCGCCCATCAGCCTACGCTTAAAAAATCCAGAAATTATGAAGCGGTTTTTTCACAATCACGCGCTGAATTTAAAAGGCGCGATTATAATATAGATACGCATACGGAAATTGTCGTGTCGCCGGAAGACGAGGCGGAACTGCGCAGGATTACCATTACCAACAGGTCGCGTGATAAACGTCAGCTGGAATTTACCAGCTACGCGGAAGCGGTGCTTAATTATCCGGAAGCGGATCAGGCGCACAGCGCTTTCAGTAATCTTTTTATACGGACTGAAATTATAAAGCCGTATCAGGCGATAATCTGCGGCAGAAGGCCGCGGTCTCAGGATGAAGCTTACCCATTTATTTTACACCTTATGGCGGTCCATGGGAATTCCACCGCGCCGGCTTCATATGAGACTGACCGCGGCAAATTTATAGGGCGGGGCGGAACTCCGGCAGATCCCGCGGCAATGCATGATAACGGAGTCCTTTCAGACAGTGAAGGGGCGGTGCTTGACCCGATAATATCCATACGCGGCAGCGTGGAGATTGATTCTCAGGAATCGGCTGTTGTTGATTATGTTACGGCTGTATGCGGCAGCATGGAAGAAGCGAAAAAACTGATAGAAAAATACAGGGACCGCAATCTTGCTGACAGGGTTTTTAATCTGTCCTGGACACATGGGCAGGTGGCGCTGCAGCAGATAAACGCCACGGAAGCGGATGCCCAGCTTTATGGCCGTCTTGCCGGCGCTATTGTATATGCTAATCCGGCGTGGCGAGCGGCGGCAAGCATACTTAAAAAGAACCTAAGGGGTCAGCCGGATTTATGGGGCTACAGCATCTCCGGAGATCTGCCCATAGTGCTTGTGCGGGTGGAGGATCCGGAAAATATAGATATAATAGACCGCCTTGTGCAGGCACATTCATACTGGCGCATGAAAGGGTTAAGGGTTGACCTTATAATCTGGAATGAAGATCATTCGGTTTACAGGGATGACATGAGTGAAAAAATAAACAGCCTGATATCAAAAAACGGCGCCGGTATGTCAAATCAGCCCGGCGGCATATTTTTAAGGCGTGCGGATCAGATGTCAGAAGAAGATAAAGTGCTTATGCAGGCCGTTGCCAGGATAATAATCACGGACAGGGGCGGAACGCTGGCAGAACAGATAGAGCGCATGTCGCACATAAGGCCCCAGCGCCCGATGTTAAGTGTTGTAAAAAGGTTTAGTCTTGAAAAAGAGGATGAAGGCATCGGCGAGCGTAAAGACCTGGAATATTTTAACGGCTTGGGAGGGTTTACCCGTGACGGCAGGGAGTACGTCATAAATACAGCGCCCGGAAAAAGAACACCGGCGCCATGGGCAAATGTATTGGCAAATAAAAATTTTGGCACTGTCATATCGGAAAGCGGAAGCGCTTATACCTGGAGCGAGAATGCCCACGAGTTCCGTCTGACTCCGTGGAAAAACGACCCTGTTATAGACGCCTGCGGGGAAGCAATGTATATCCGTGACGAGGAATCCGGGCGTTTCTGGTCGCCTACACCGCTTCCCGCGTCAGGAAAAACAGGTTATGTGTCAAGGCATGGTTTTGGTTACAGCGTATTTCAGCACAGGGAAAATGGCATAGAATCAGAACTGACAGTTTTTGTTTCGCTGGAACATCCGGTAAAGTTTTGTGTTCTGAAAATTAAAAACTATTCGGGCCGTAAACGAAGCCTGTCAGTCACGTCATATAATGAACTTGTAATGGGGACGCACAGGGATAAATATCATATGCATATAATTACAGAAGTTGATTCAAAAAGCGGAGCGATGCTTGCTTATAACCATTACAATAAAGAATTTCCTGACAGGGTTGTATTTCTTGATACAAGTGAGACCGCCCGTTTTGTTACCGGCGACAGGAATGAATTTCTTGGAAGAAACGGGTCTATGGGCTCTCCGGCTGCGATGTTTAAAGACAGGCTGTCGGGTAAAACCGGCGCCGGATATGACCCGTGTTTAAGCGCTCAGGTTAAATTTGAAATAAATGATAACGAAGAAAAAGAAACGGTATTTTTGTTTGGTTCAGGTAAAAGCCCTGACGAAGCGCGTGAAATACTTCGGCGTTACAACGGTTCGGCATTAGTACATAAAGAACTTGAGAGTGTCTGGGAACACTGGAAAAGAAGCCTTGGCGTAATTTATGTTGAGACGCCGGATAATTCAGTTAACTTTCTTGTGAACGGCTGGCTGCAGTATCAGGTAATAAGCTGCCGTTTGTGGGGGCGCAGCGGTTATTATCAGTCCGGCGGCGCGTATGGTTTCAGGGATCAGCTGCAGGATGTCATGGCGCTTATGCATTCACATCCGGAAATGATAAGGGAACAGCTGCTTACTTTTGCCGCTCATCAATTTGTAGAAGGCGATGTGCAGCACTGGTGGCATCCGCCGTCAGGAAGGGGCGTCAGAACAAAGTGTTCTGATGATTATTTATGGCTGCCTTTGGTTGCTTCTGTATATGTTATGGAAATCGGAGATACGGGAGTATTAAATGAAAAAGTGCGTTTTCTGCATGGGCCGCAGGTAAATCCCGATGAAGAGTCGTATTACGGAATGCCCGGGGTATCAGAAAGATGGGGAACTCTTTATGAACATTGTGTTGCGGCAGTCAGGCACGCTTTAAGATACGGAATACACGGGCTTCCGCTTATTGGCAGCGGAGACTGGAATGATGGTATGAATCTGGTTGGTAAAGACGGAAAAGGCGAAAGTGTCTGGCTGGCATTCTTTCTGCATAAGGTACTTATGTCTATGGCGCAAATGGCAAAGCAGCACGGAGATGAAACTTTTTCCGATGAATGCCTTGAAGAAGCCGCAAAGCTTTCTAAAAATATAGATAAAAACGCGTGGGATGGAAAGTGGTATCTGCGGGCTTATTTTGACAATGGAGAGCCGCTGGGTTCTTCGTTAAATACAGAGTGCCGTATAGATTCTATTCCGCAGTCATGGGCCGTTATTTCCGGTGCGGCAGATCCGGCAAGGGCAAAAGAAGCAATGGAAAGCGTGGATAAACTGCTTGTTGACAGGCAGGGTATGCTGATAAAACTTTTTACCCCGCCTTTTGATAAAATTACGAATAATCCGGGTTATATAAAGGGGTATGTGCCGGGCGTAAGGGAAAACGGCGGACAGTATACACACGCGGCTGTCTGGTCTGTAATGGCATTTGCCGGGTTAAAAGACAGAAAACGGGCGTGGGAACTGTTGAACTTAATAAACCCCATCAGACACAGCGATACGGCGGAAAAATCTGATGTATATAAGGTGGAACCGTTTATTATGGCCGCTGATGTGTACGGTGTTGAATCCAACACAGGCCGCGGCGGCTGGACATGGTATACAGGTTCTGCTTCGTGGATGTATCAGCTTATTGTCAAAAAACTGCTGGGAATTCAGCTAAAAGTAGACCGGCTGTATTTTGAACCGTGCCTTCCAAAAGAATGGCAGTCGTTTAAGGTTCATTACCGCTTTCGGGAAACTTTTTATCACATATCAATTCAAAGGTCAGCGGAAGAAGATAAAATATTATCGGTAACTGTTGACGGCAACGCGCAGCAGGATTTATCCATCCCGCTTGTTGACGACAGAATAGAACATATGGTGGAAGTGGTTATTGGATAATTAAAGGTGTCATTTCTGCCGTTCTTTTTGCCTTGCCTGATACATTCTTTCCCGCAGGCCTCCTTGTTTAACAAAGGCTTCTTCTAATTGCCTTAATTGTCGGTCAAGAAGGTAGTTAGTCTGGTGGATAAGGCAGATGATGGTGTTGGCTGCGGTTTCTGGTGTTGACTGCTCTACATAGGTCCTATATGTCATATAGGACCTATCCGGCAGGCTTCCCAGCCTGCGTATTTCAATTGCACTGCTATTATCTTTATTCCACAGCTTTAGCCCGTTCTGCCTTAAGTAATCCTGGTAATCAAGCAGCAGTTCTTCAAGGCTTGCCCTGGCTACGCCAACCAGTTTAATTTCGGTCTCTTTTGAAATCCCTGACGCCATGCTGCCTTCGGCAATGTTCTGTCTGCCGCTTCTTGCCGCCTGAATCATTTGGTCTGTTGTCCGTGAAAACTTACTGACAAATCTTTCACAGAACTTTACGGTTGCATCGTATACTATTTCGGACATCTGGAATGACTTTAGCTTCTGATACCCGCCGTGGGGAAGTATGATTTTATTATTATCTAATCCCATCTTTACACCCCGGCTTTCCAATGCTCTCTGTCCAGGCTTCTGTATTGAATTGCCTCCGCGATATGTGTGGATGTAATATCTTCCGCGCCCTCTAAATCCGCAATTGTGCGGGACACTTTCAGGACGCGGTCATAAGCGCGGGCGGATAAACCTAAATTTTCTATGGCTGTTTTTAATAATGCCTGCGACTCTGTGTCAAGCTGGCAGAATCTTCTTGTATGCCTTGGCCCCATGTGGGCGTTAAAGAAGACTCCTGACTTTTCAAACCTTTTTTCCTGTGCTTTGCGCGCGGTGTTCACGCGCTGCCGTATTGAAGCGGATGATTCCGCCTCTGCTTTTGACGCCAGCTCGTTATATTCCACTACCGGGACTTCCACATGAATGTCAATTCTGTCCAGAAGCGGGCCGGATATTTTAGACATATATTTCTCGCGCTGAGCCGGCGTACACGAACAGCTTTTGGTAGGGTGCGTGGAATATCCGCAGGGGCAGGGGTTCATTGCGGCAAATAATACAAATCTTGCCGGATAAGTAATTGAAATAGCCGCGCGTGAAATTGTCACATGCCCGTCTTCTAACGGCTGCCTTAAAACTTCCAGAACGTTTCTGTTAAATTCCGGCAGTTCGTCCAGAAATAAAACCCCGTTGTGTGAAAGTGACACTTCGCCGGGACGCGGCACCGCGCCGCCGCCTATTAACCCCGCGTCAGAAATTGTATGGTGCGGCGAACGGAAAGGGCGTGTTGCGATAAGCGCGGTTTTTTCGCGCATGTATCCCGACACGCTGTGTATTTTAGTGGTTTCAATTGCTTCGGTTAAATTCATTTCCGGCAGGATAGTGGGGAACCTGCGGGCAAGCATTGTTTTGCCGGAACCGGGCGGCCCGATTAAAATTATGTTATGCCCTCCGGCAGCAGCTATTTCCATAGATCTTTTAACATGCTGCTGGCCCTTAACCTCTGAAAAATCAATGTGATAAACTGAAGCCCTGGAAAAAACCTCTGTGATGTCAATTGTATGAGCGTCAAGGGTAATTTCCCCGTTTAAAAAGTCAAATACCTGTCTGAAGTGTTTTACCGCAAGTACATCAATACCTTCCACCACAGCGGCTTCGTCGGCGTTGGCAAAGGGCACTATAATGCCTTTATAGCCAAGGTTCTTTGCAAGCAAAGACATAGATAAAGCGCCCTTAACGGAGTTTATAGAGCCGTCAAGCGACAGTTCGCCGGTTATCATGTAACTTTCAAGTTTAGCCGTGTTTAAGGTGCCGCTGGCGGCTAAAATGCCTATGGCTATGGGCAGGTCAAATGAAGGCCCTTCTTTTTTTCGGTCAGCAGGGGATAGATTAAGGGTTATTTTCTGGTTAGGCGGAAACTCTATCATGGAATTGGTAATAGCAGACTTCACCCTGTCTTTGCTTTCTTTGACGGAAGTATCGGGAAGGCCGACGATTGAAAAACCCGGAATACCGAAGGTCATATCTGTTTCTACTTCCACTTCATAAGCGTCAATGCCTAAAATAGATGCGGATTTAACTTTGCTTAACACAATACTCACCTGTAACTGCGCCGCATGCGGCCCAGCCCCTCTATGTTTTTGTAACTGAATCTTAAATTATTATTCTATCCAGAAAGATATTACTTCCAGATTTTTGTTTGCCTGGCGTAATCTATTGCTTAAAACACGCACAAGAATATCAATTATTTTTAATGCTGTCTGCGGGAATTTCTGCCTAAGAGTCAGGTATTGATCGCGTGAAATAGAAATCACCACGGAATCGCCCGCTGTTTTTGCCGCGGCAGAACGGGGCATTCCGTCCAAAAGCGCCATCTCGCCGAAAAATTCCCCGGGATTAAGAACCGCAATTGTATTTTCCTGGCCTTTGATTTTTTTGGTTATTTTTACCGAACCGGTTTTTAAGATGTACATTTTATCCCCGGGGCCTTCTTCCGGAAAAATGGTGTCATTTGGTTTGAAAATTTCTTCGGCGCATACCGTGTTTAAAGCGTCTATATCCTGCCTGCTTAAATCCTTAAAGCCTTTTGTTCCTGACAGAAAATCAGCTGTTCCCATATAGATAACCCTCCTGCAATTAATCTTTAATTTTTATAGAATATCACGCGGTATAAACAATGGCAACTGTAAAATATCATGAAAATCAGTAGAAACTGCGTGTGATTTTGGGCGGCGGGGGAGTGTCGTCTTTTTTTGGTGCAGGCGGTTTTGCGGGTGCTGCCGGTTTGACAGGCATCTGCCGGTTTGTGACCGCGGCTTCGTTAAATTCGGGCATGGAATCAGTGGGTAAAGGCGCGTCAGATCCCACGGCTTTTATAATTGTTTCCCTGTAAGCTTCCGGAGGAAAGTAAGTGTTATTCTGCGCGGGCGCTGAAGCAGGGGGTTTGGGTGTTTCAAATATTGAAGGCCCTTCAAGCGAGATGACCTGGATTGATGGTTCCGGCATAAAACTGTTATTAACCTGTGCGGACTCTTCAAAAGTGGGAAGTTCCACGATCTGCGGTCCGCTGTCAATTACCTGAAAGTCATAAGTATTAACAGGGGGTAAAACGACAGGCGCGCTCTGTAGAATAGGCGCTGTTTCCGCCGCCATGCGGGCGGCCTGTTCCTGTTTTATTTTCTCGCCAAGTTTTTTCATATAATCGCTTCTGTCTTCTTCTGTTTCGGCAGGGGTGTTAATAACCGGCGCAGACACAGGCGGCACAACAGCTGCCTTAACCTCCGGCGGTGTTTTAATTTCCTTTTTTTCTTCCTGCGGTTTTATATATCTGCTGAAAAGTTTCTGCACTTCTTCAACAGCCACATTTTTTAAATCCGCAATTCGCGAAATGCAGTCATCCACGATCGCGCCGGATTCCTGAATGCGTATTTGCGTGGTAAATTCAGCTATTGCCTTATCCGTATTGCCCCTGTTCTGATAAATCTGGGCAAGCATATAGTGCGCGTTGGAATAAGCAGGGTCAAGTTCCACGGCTTTTTTGTAAGCTTTTACAGCAGTGTCCGGATTTTCCATTTTGTCATACAGAAGCCCGATAGTATTGTAAAGTTTGGCGTTTTTGGGATTAAGATACGCGGCGCGTTCAAGGGCTTTAATGGCAAGAATATAATTTTCTTTGTGCTGGTATGCATAACCAAGGTTAATATAGGCGCTAATGTAGTTATTGTCAATGGCAAGGGCCTGATTAAAAGAAGCAACGGCTTTGTCATACATATGCTGCTCAAGATAAGCCATTCCGAGGTCGTGCATTGTCTTTGCTTTATTCATATTTTTCTTTGCGGCTTCTTCAAGCTTCTTTATGGCATCATCCATTTCGCCGCCTTTAATAAAGGAGTCAATTCCAAGGTGATAAAGCCTTTCGCTGTAAGCCGGATTAAGGTCGCCGGCTTTTTTAAAGTTTGTAAGCGCGTCCGCGTAACGCCCCATATCATACAGCAGGTTGCCTACATTATTATATAGCAGGGCGGCATCAGGGTTGTTTTCAATTCCTTTCTGATATACAAACAGGGAATCGCTGTATTTGCCCTGGCGCGCGAATAAAAGGCCAAGGCTGTTATAGGCTTCTGTATGTTTGGGATTGGTATTTATAAGTTTTTTAAAAATAGCATAGGCGTTTTTATACTGGCGCATATCGGAAAATATAAAACCCAGGTTAAAAAGGGCGTCTTCATCAGCCGGATCCATTTTAAGAATTTTTTCAAATTCTTTTATTGCCTTGTCATTTTCGTTTTTGTTTTCATACTCAAGGCCTTTTTTCAGATATTCCTGTTTTTTTTCTTCTTCGGATTTAAAAAGCGCCATTGAAATAATCCTGTAATTTACGCATCAGTAATTCATTGAAACGCCGGCGCCAATTACAAGCCCGCTGAAATCAAACGCAAGGTCGTCTCCTGATGCAGTGGTAACGGTATCGCTGTTTATATACGCGCCTTTTGCTTTCATGACAGGCAGGTTTGCTATTCTGTAACCCGCGGTGATACCTGCTGACAGGGCGGTGTTTATCATGTAATCAAGCCTAAGGTCAAAATCAGCGGCAAAGCAGGAACCATAAATTTCAGAGCGTTCCGCGACGTTGGCTGTTCCGCCCACATTTTCTTCAAATGTGCCGTTTGCCCAGGCATAGCCCGCGTAAGCGCCGGCAGAAATTACAAAATCAAGGTCAGTCAGATAATAACTGTAAGTTAAACCAGCCATTACAGGAAGCAGAGAAACATCTATTTTATCCAGGGTGCCTGTGCCTTCCGCGAAAGCTTTTATAAATTCAACTCTTGTGCCGGCAGACAGGCACTGAAGGATTTTTATTCCAAAGTCAACGCCGACTAAAAGCCCGGATTTAACCTGCTGTAAATTATATTCTGACGCAATTTTGTTATAATCAGCCATGTTTAATGTTGTGTAGCCCGCGAAAAAACGGACATCGCCAAAATAAATTGATTTGCTTGCTTCGTCAGGAAGCGATGGGGAAGTCTCTCCCTGTTCCGCGCCTTTTGTGTCAAGTTCTTCGGCTTCTTCCGCGGCTTCGGCCTCTTCCGCGGCCGGTTTTGTTTCTTCAATACCCACTTTTCCGGATTGAATATCCGCGTCAACAGGAAGTGTTTCTGAAGCAGCAACAGCTGCCGGGACAGAAATAAGTAATAATGCGGCTAAAAGTATTGCGTATCTTTTCATGTTGTACCCCCATAATTTTTATTTATATTATTATAACATTAATGACAGGTGAAAATCAAAAGTAAAAATATAAAAGCGGCAGGGAGTTTATAAACCCTGCCGCTTTTATATGAACGGGAGTTAACGTAATTGTTAAAATCTTATATTTAAACCAAGGCCCACAAGAAAACCTGTATAATTAACTTTTAATTTATCTCCGGCAAGTGATGTAAGTTCTTCGTCCGCGCTGATAAGCACGTCTCCGGATATCGGGTCTTTTACTTCGTTTGTGACATTAACATTTTCAATCAGAGCGTATCTGTATCCCGCGTTTAAACTCAGGTTTATCAAAGGAAGTATGTTCCATTCAACAGCAGCTGTTGCATCTGCCATAAAGCCGCCGCCGTCATACGGAACTGCATATTTTATTTCCTGGTTACCGGCAATATTTGAAGTTATTTTTGTTTCATCAAGGCCGAATGCCAGGCCGTATCCCGCGTATCCTCCGACTGTTATGGATATTGGAAGCATAGGCAGGGTAAGGTTGGCGGAAACCCCAAGTTCTAAAGGTATAAGCATTGACGAGATGGTATTTTCCATAGAAAGTGTTTCTGATGGTTCCAAAGGATTAATATAACTTACAGAATTTTTAACGGGCAATACATACTGAAGCCCCACGCGAGGCCCAATATTAACTATAGGCAATAATCCAATGCCCAAATCTGCATTTACAAAAATTGAATTTCCGAATTTCTGAACTTCTGAAGGCATATTCTGTTCCTGCGCGTCCGTTTTAACTGTTTCCCAGGCGTTATTCATCTGGTCCATATTGGCGTAAGCGTAACCGGCGCTGACTCCCACGTGCAAAAGAGCATAAGACGGAACTGCAAACAAAGACATTACTGCAAGTAGTGATAAAATTTTCTTCATTGAACCCTCCTTATTTGTTGATTACCTTAACTATAAATATATCATTATAATTTAATAAGTCAAGTATGCGAAAAAGGAATAGATACAGATATAATAGATAAAGTTGATTTTATAAAACAAAAAGCCCCTTTGCAGGGGCTTTTTGTTTTTGGCTGCCGGGGCTGGGCTCGTTCACCTCGCGCCTACACGGCGCTCCTCGAACCCCAAAAACGCCTTACGCTCGCCCCTTGCTCGCTTTTCTGACTTTTAGTCAGCGGCGTTTTTGTTTCTCGCCCATATAAAACAAAAAGCCCCTTTGCAGGGGCTTTTTGTTTTTGGCTGCCGGGGCTGGGCTCGAACCAACAATCTTCAGATTCAGAGACTGATGCCTTACCAATTTGGCTACCCGGCAACCTGAAAAACTTTTAAAATATAACACTTAAACAGGTGCAAGTCAATATAAAATGCAAAACTTGTGATTGTTGGATTTGAAGTTTAAAGATACCGGCAGAAGAGTAAATACTTGTATGTGCTGTGACTTTTATCTTTTAACTTTGTTGTTATTATTGTACAATTAGCCATCACATATTGGAGGTAATAAAATGGGCAATATTATTGATGGAAAAGCACTTGCGGCAAAGATAAAGGCGGAAATAAAAGAAACGGTATCGGGTTTAAATTCCAAGCCGGGGCTTGCGGTAATACAGGTGGGTGATGACCCGGCTTCAAAAGTATATGTTGGCGGCAAGGAAAAAGACGCGCTGGAAGTTGGGTTTCATTCGGAAATTCACAGGCTTCCCGCTGATACAAAACAGGAAATTGTGACAGAACTTATAAATAAACTTAATGAAAAAAAAGAAATTAACGGCATCCTTGTTCAGCTGCCGCTG
Encoded proteins:
- a CDS encoding four helix bundle protein, whose amino-acid sequence is MGLDNNKIILPHGGYQKLKSFQMSEIVYDATVKFCERFVSKFSRTTDQMIQAARSGRQNIAEGSMASGISKETEIKLVGVARASLEELLLDYQDYLRQNGLKLWNKDNSSAIEIRRLGSLPDRSYMTYRTYVEQSTPETAANTIICLIHQTNYLLDRQLRQLEEAFVKQGGLRERMYQARQKERQK
- a CDS encoding YifB family Mg chelatase-like AAA ATPase, giving the protein MLSKVKSASILGIDAYEVEVETDMTFGIPGFSIVGLPDTSVKESKDRVKSAITNSMIEFPPNQKITLNLSPADRKKEGPSFDLPIAIGILAASGTLNTAKLESYMITGELSLDGSINSVKGALSMSLLAKNLGYKGIIVPFANADEAAVVEGIDVLAVKHFRQVFDFLNGEITLDAHTIDITEVFSRASVYHIDFSEVKGQQHVKRSMEIAAAGGHNIILIGPPGSGKTMLARRFPTILPEMNLTEAIETTKIHSVSGYMREKTALIATRPFRSPHHTISDAGLIGGGAVPRPGEVSLSHNGVLFLDELPEFNRNVLEVLRQPLEDGHVTISRAAISITYPARFVLFAAMNPCPCGYSTHPTKSCSCTPAQREKYMSKISGPLLDRIDIHVEVPVVEYNELASKAEAESSASIRQRVNTARKAQEKRFEKSGVFFNAHMGPRHTRRFCQLDTESQALLKTAIENLGLSARAYDRVLKVSRTIADLEGAEDITSTHIAEAIQYRSLDREHWKAGV
- a CDS encoding cyclic nucleotide-binding domain-containing protein → MGTADFLSGTKGFKDLSRQDIDALNTVCAEEIFKPNDTIFPEEGPGDKMYILKTGSVKITKKIKGQENTIAVLNPGEFFGEMALLDGMPRSAAAKTAGDSVVISISRDQYLTLRQKFPQTALKIIDILVRVLSNRLRQANKNLEVISFWIE
- a CDS encoding tetratricopeptide repeat protein; this encodes MALFKSEEEKKQEYLKKGLEYENKNENDKAIKEFEKILKMDPADEDALFNLGFIFSDMRQYKNAYAIFKKLINTNPKHTEAYNSLGLLFARQGKYSDSLFVYQKGIENNPDAALLYNNVGNLLYDMGRYADALTNFKKAGDLNPAYSERLYHLGIDSFIKGGEMDDAIKKLEEAAKKNMNKAKTMHDLGMAYLEQHMYDKAVASFNQALAIDNNYISAYINLGYAYQHKENYILAIKALERAAYLNPKNAKLYNTIGLLYDKMENPDTAVKAYKKAVELDPAYSNAHYMLAQIYQNRGNTDKAIAEFTTQIRIQESGAIVDDCISRIADLKNVAVEEVQKLFSRYIKPQEEKKEIKTPPEVKAAVVPPVSAPVINTPAETEEDRSDYMKKLGEKIKQEQAARMAAETAPILQSAPVVLPPVNTYDFQVIDSGPQIVELPTFEESAQVNNSFMPEPSIQVISLEGPSIFETPKPPASAPAQNNTYFPPEAYRETIIKAVGSDAPLPTDSMPEFNEAAVTNRQMPVKPAAPAKPPAPKKDDTPPPPKITRSFY
- a CDS encoding outer membrane beta-barrel protein, with translation MKKILSLLAVMSLFAVPSYALLHVGVSAGYAYANMDQMNNAWETVKTDAQEQNMPSEVQKFGNSIFVNADLGIGLLPIVNIGPRVGLQYVLPVKNSVSYINPLEPSETLSMENTISSMLIPLELGVSANLTLPMLPISITVGGYAGYGLAFGLDETKITSNIAGNQEIKYAVPYDGGGFMADATAAVEWNILPLINLSLNAGYRYALIENVNVTNEVKDPISGDVLISADEELTSLAGDKLKVNYTGFLVGLGLNIRF